One window from the genome of Bdellovibrio sp. NC01 encodes:
- a CDS encoding zinc-dependent metalloprotease has translation MAHKPQYTKAFTALLAFALVASGCTKKRDAALSDQEALQTFAISDFGTVSENSGFKANMKASVRSQALVGSQNSKATEEKGLVAVDADDSSIPSRLRFMFNDLEVSGTEKDNFKIVFGIDSKFVTAYKLASIDSLSKFEKQLAVSPSEVQLSIELQKASGQAAKKQIAEKMAQAQKARSLSLTNRAAVNVLVPLFKYDILAKGVLERTKNELRESTSTLTMRETEFSQATHIRLNTSSDSRKDIGSAEQKKELDQLFTAESLDNKVSTAAELQARYNFNMKFVADDSKVMTKLDAEDMKVYELTTLSALSDDERRLLKTGSANGEILTCDASVSQDKNCVLRLVAKVPVTYKNILLNLADNKDNTTNSLELRKVTKAQSQGLVEIARDQRAERARPTGIIDPLNTLKISDLQGEFYYRRTFEDASNMMVVGKTGTSGDLAVVKFEFERDRVVVRNQKALIQFVGQGPKDKEELMSMPVKYFKLEKVDADGVALQVPKLIDAKKEDAEYVELDWTKNTVPVANSPLAFFEAGQCWQAESSSQVTDPDNRLSADGILNFSIAGSYTVRPECANQAKTNGAYFSLNAQFNYNVVERLSFKKRTHADIDDMQFAPNISPDAQNAMNFAIFTLADAVNKPDVRAGRENSEVYHPVIHDFRNGKVLNYWVGGLADAPADRRALIEEAAAEVVAEWNEAFHKAFKGTELDRAGDFIVLNKEDDATRGHLGDLDRNYLWFMDKEAENGLLGVAQPAPNPYSGTIMANNVIVYSGNSEREVRGMMASYKDSREYEKMLEEAKTEALADLQKQIAAQKAGEAGQGSAATGNAATDKAAEMTRHYGSFISKLALSARPAVNTRMTSKYAGAVEAKKAGNPKAKGRQVKARTLVSDTKVAANKDFAKRVLEQALSGEFKNDPLMLEAIVSREMARQDGLSENIKALLEKKAEMTAMSAKFDKASKLRGGCFMYSRAYYNDRFVETDFNTLFKKEIKATLLHEVGHALGLVHNFKASFDRDNFAFEGENTKRNYTSIMDYIAAPEMEYAGPGTYDVHALRAIYTGRVELSKAAQDMAAKSNGVLQISKDGAQAKVMNGKFIGLSDVKTLLGFPYWSNMQKQLVNQSGLLRHYGQCHDGLVGIEPACTPYDSGVSATDIVKNTIQDYNRLYINGYHAADRLNFGWSQKVSMVSRAIGEFQTIRGFLDDYFRMVIYENALNQAEQNDFAEAARLGYDFFHEVIRIPNTNLPFGNSKEEIKQRLIAYPYTAQIPVMKKNADGTESQAVDSKGNPVFEQKADVKVLEARRVYDYAPAPSEDRFDTLGIGFDKQFAVRFLLNANPRAMTDDSQTGWISYNEFEQYFLGVDNAAQSLNMMTLLEIMSGSLTSGFFDAGHNFVQVAEAPVTINRNLLDAATLGSLADTNQYRATGLDTFAEFFKVGTLKGGKGLNDRFTATRYGQSSTSSTAVKFFAADNASGANVLISMAARKAALVDNKQVIGQGLIGLLNMDMQIQAKAGELVAKDEKLKGKSLPEIIASNEDLKALSAKADAAQAELVKALTAINVNGLLVSDAEVKQNPNLSLDGQVKMARVMMAQSLSYLTQAKKYLEQVPLDQLQGLLQQLGELKAQNDQLAQLDLIALSQEVLMQATSNMQINLKDRGPVPASAVLSIMMTRGALTSSHQNLMYSIEDLARYTSILNPEYVY, from the coding sequence ATGGCTCACAAACCTCAGTATACAAAAGCGTTCACAGCTTTGTTGGCCTTCGCGCTAGTTGCGTCAGGTTGTACGAAGAAGCGTGATGCTGCTTTGTCAGACCAAGAGGCATTGCAAACGTTTGCAATTTCTGATTTTGGTACAGTATCAGAAAACAGCGGCTTCAAAGCTAATATGAAAGCTAGCGTGCGCTCACAAGCGCTTGTTGGTTCTCAAAACAGCAAAGCTACTGAAGAAAAAGGTTTGGTTGCAGTCGATGCGGATGATTCTTCAATCCCATCTCGCCTTCGCTTCATGTTCAACGACCTTGAAGTATCAGGCACTGAAAAAGACAACTTCAAAATCGTATTCGGTATCGATTCTAAATTCGTGACGGCTTATAAATTGGCGTCCATCGACTCATTGTCAAAGTTTGAAAAACAACTCGCTGTATCTCCAAGCGAAGTTCAACTTTCTATTGAGTTGCAAAAAGCTTCAGGCCAAGCAGCGAAAAAACAAATCGCTGAAAAAATGGCTCAAGCTCAAAAAGCACGTTCGCTTTCTCTCACGAACCGTGCAGCTGTTAACGTTCTAGTTCCTTTATTTAAATATGACATCTTGGCTAAAGGCGTTCTTGAAAGAACTAAAAATGAGCTTCGCGAAAGCACGTCTACTTTGACGATGCGTGAAACTGAGTTCAGCCAAGCGACTCACATCAGATTGAACACGTCTTCGGACTCTCGTAAAGACATCGGTTCTGCAGAGCAAAAGAAAGAATTGGATCAATTGTTCACAGCGGAATCTTTGGATAACAAAGTTTCAACTGCTGCGGAACTTCAAGCACGCTACAACTTCAACATGAAGTTCGTTGCTGACGATTCAAAAGTTATGACGAAACTTGATGCTGAAGACATGAAAGTTTACGAATTGACGACGTTGTCTGCTTTGTCAGACGATGAACGCCGTCTTTTGAAAACGGGTTCAGCTAACGGTGAAATCCTGACTTGTGATGCTTCTGTATCTCAAGACAAAAACTGTGTACTTCGCCTTGTAGCGAAAGTTCCAGTAACTTATAAAAACATCCTTTTGAACCTTGCAGATAACAAAGACAACACAACAAACTCTTTGGAATTGCGCAAAGTAACTAAAGCTCAATCTCAAGGCCTAGTTGAAATCGCTCGCGATCAACGTGCAGAGCGCGCTCGTCCTACAGGTATCATCGATCCATTGAACACTCTTAAGATCTCTGATCTTCAAGGTGAGTTCTACTACCGCAGAACATTCGAAGACGCTTCGAACATGATGGTTGTTGGTAAAACTGGTACTTCTGGTGACCTTGCGGTTGTTAAATTCGAATTCGAAAGAGACCGCGTTGTAGTTCGCAACCAAAAAGCATTGATCCAATTCGTGGGTCAAGGTCCGAAAGATAAAGAAGAATTGATGAGCATGCCGGTTAAGTACTTCAAACTTGAAAAAGTTGATGCTGACGGCGTGGCTTTGCAAGTTCCTAAATTGATCGACGCTAAAAAAGAAGACGCAGAATACGTAGAGCTTGATTGGACTAAAAACACAGTTCCAGTTGCGAACTCACCTCTTGCATTCTTCGAAGCTGGTCAATGCTGGCAAGCAGAGTCTTCTTCACAAGTTACTGATCCAGACAACCGCTTGTCTGCTGACGGTATCTTGAACTTCTCTATCGCTGGTTCTTACACTGTAAGACCAGAGTGTGCGAACCAAGCAAAAACAAACGGTGCATACTTCAGCTTGAATGCGCAATTCAACTACAACGTTGTTGAGCGTCTATCATTCAAGAAAAGAACGCACGCCGATATCGACGATATGCAATTTGCACCAAACATCTCTCCAGATGCGCAAAATGCTATGAACTTCGCAATCTTCACATTGGCTGACGCTGTTAACAAACCAGATGTTCGCGCAGGCCGTGAAAACTCTGAAGTTTACCATCCAGTGATCCATGACTTCCGTAACGGTAAAGTTTTGAACTACTGGGTTGGTGGTTTGGCTGATGCTCCAGCTGACAGAAGAGCTTTGATTGAAGAAGCTGCTGCTGAGGTTGTTGCTGAATGGAATGAAGCTTTCCACAAAGCGTTCAAAGGTACTGAATTGGATCGCGCTGGTGACTTCATCGTATTGAATAAAGAAGACGACGCGACTCGCGGTCACTTGGGTGACTTGGATCGCAACTACTTGTGGTTCATGGATAAAGAGGCTGAAAACGGTCTTTTGGGTGTAGCGCAACCTGCACCAAATCCATACTCTGGTACAATCATGGCGAACAACGTTATCGTTTACTCTGGTAACTCTGAAAGAGAAGTTCGCGGCATGATGGCTTCTTACAAAGATTCACGCGAATACGAAAAAATGTTGGAAGAAGCTAAAACTGAAGCTTTGGCTGACTTGCAAAAACAAATCGCTGCGCAAAAAGCTGGCGAAGCAGGTCAAGGTTCTGCGGCAACTGGTAACGCGGCTACTGATAAAGCTGCTGAAATGACAAGACACTACGGTTCTTTCATCAGCAAATTGGCTTTGTCTGCTCGCCCTGCAGTAAACACTCGCATGACTTCTAAATATGCTGGTGCAGTTGAAGCAAAAAAAGCTGGCAACCCGAAAGCAAAAGGTCGCCAAGTTAAAGCGAGAACTCTTGTTTCTGACACTAAAGTAGCGGCGAACAAAGACTTCGCGAAACGTGTTCTTGAACAAGCTTTGTCTGGTGAATTTAAAAATGATCCTTTGATGTTGGAAGCTATCGTTTCTCGCGAAATGGCTCGCCAAGACGGTCTTTCTGAAAACATCAAAGCTTTGTTAGAGAAAAAAGCTGAAATGACTGCAATGTCTGCGAAATTCGATAAAGCATCGAAATTGCGTGGCGGTTGCTTCATGTACAGCCGTGCATACTACAACGACCGTTTCGTAGAAACTGACTTCAACACTCTTTTCAAAAAAGAGATCAAAGCAACATTGTTGCACGAAGTTGGTCACGCATTGGGTCTAGTACATAACTTTAAAGCTTCTTTCGACCGCGATAACTTCGCATTCGAAGGTGAAAACACAAAACGTAACTATACTTCGATCATGGATTATATCGCGGCTCCAGAAATGGAATACGCGGGTCCTGGTACTTACGACGTACACGCTCTTCGTGCGATCTACACAGGTCGTGTTGAGTTGAGCAAAGCGGCGCAAGACATGGCTGCAAAATCGAATGGTGTGTTGCAAATCTCTAAAGATGGCGCACAAGCTAAAGTTATGAATGGTAAATTCATCGGTTTGTCTGATGTGAAGACTTTGTTGGGCTTCCCATACTGGTCAAACATGCAAAAACAATTGGTGAACCAATCTGGTTTGTTGAGACACTACGGTCAATGTCATGATGGTCTTGTTGGTATCGAGCCAGCTTGTACTCCATACGATTCGGGTGTGTCTGCGACTGATATCGTGAAAAACACGATCCAAGACTACAACAGATTGTACATCAACGGTTACCATGCTGCTGACAGATTGAACTTCGGCTGGTCACAAAAAGTTTCGATGGTAAGCCGTGCGATTGGTGAGTTCCAAACGATCCGTGGTTTCCTTGATGACTACTTCAGAATGGTTATCTATGAAAACGCTTTGAACCAAGCTGAACAAAACGACTTCGCAGAAGCTGCTCGTCTTGGTTACGACTTCTTCCACGAAGTGATCCGTATCCCTAACACGAACTTGCCTTTCGGTAACTCGAAAGAAGAGATCAAACAACGCTTGATCGCTTACCCTTACACGGCGCAAATTCCTGTAATGAAGAAAAATGCTGACGGCACAGAGTCTCAAGCAGTTGACTCAAAAGGAAACCCAGTATTTGAACAAAAAGCTGATGTGAAAGTTTTGGAAGCTCGTCGTGTATACGATTACGCTCCAGCTCCTTCAGAAGACAGATTTGATACTCTTGGTATCGGTTTTGACAAACAGTTTGCAGTACGCTTCTTGTTGAACGCGAATCCTCGCGCGATGACGGATGACTCTCAAACTGGTTGGATCTCTTACAATGAGTTCGAACAATACTTCTTGGGTGTAGACAACGCGGCTCAATCATTGAACATGATGACTCTGCTAGAGATCATGTCAGGCAGCTTGACGTCAGGTTTCTTCGATGCTGGTCACAACTTTGTACAAGTTGCTGAAGCTCCAGTAACGATCAACAGAAACTTGCTAGATGCTGCGACTTTGGGTTCATTGGCTGACACGAACCAATACCGTGCAACTGGTTTGGATACTTTCGCTGAGTTCTTCAAAGTAGGTACGTTGAAAGGTGGCAAAGGCTTGAACGATCGTTTCACAGCGACTCGTTACGGTCAAAGCTCGACATCTTCAACTGCGGTGAAGTTCTTCGCAGCTGACAACGCAAGTGGTGCAAACGTGTTGATCTCTATGGCGGCTCGTAAGGCAGCGTTGGTAGATAACAAACAAGTTATCGGTCAAGGTTTGATTGGTTTGTTGAACATGGATATGCAAATCCAAGCGAAAGCTGGCGAACTAGTAGCGAAAGACGAGAAATTGAAAGGTAAATCATTGCCTGAGATCATCGCTTCTAACGAAGACTTGAAAGCTTTGTCTGCGAAAGCGGATGCAGCTCAAGCGGAACTAGTGAAAGCATTGACTGCGATCAACGTAAACGGTTTGTTGGTATCAGATGCTGAAGTGAAACAAAATCCTAACTTGTCTTTGGATGGCCAAGTTAAGATGGCAAGAGTGATGATGGCTCAATCATTGTCATACTTGACTCAAGCGAAAAAATACCTTGAGCAAGTACCTCTTGATCAACTTCAAGGTTTGTTGCAACAACTTGGTGAGTTGAAAGCACAAAACGATCAGTTGGCACAACTTGACTTGATCGCACTTTCTCAAGAAGTGTTGATGCAAGCGACAAGCAACATGCAAATCAACTTGAAGGACCGTGGTCCGGTTCCAGCAAGTGCAGTGTTGAGCATCATGATGACTCGTGGCGCGCTGACTTCATCGCACCAAAACTTGATGTACTCGATCGAAGACCTTGCTCGTTACACTTCGATCTTGAATCCAGAATACGTTTACTAA